The Verrucomicrobiia bacterium DNA window GCGATGGCCACCACTTCGTTGTCGAAGAGATACAGGCCCGGCACCGCGTAATTGCTCTTGGGCTGCTTGGGTTTTTCCTCGATCGACAACGCCCGCCCTTCGGCGTCGAATTCCACCACGCCGTAACGTTCGGGGTCGTTGACGTGGTAGCCGAAAATGACTGCTCCGTCGTTGAAGCCGGCGAAGGCCTTTTGAAAGACTTCCGATCCGGAGAAAATATTGTCGCCCAGAATCAGGGTCACCGGATCCTTGCCGATGAAGGACTCCGCAATGCGGAAGGCCATGGCAATGCCGTTGGGCTTCTCCTGCTCGCGGTATTCGATGTGCAGTCCCCAACGGCTGCCGTCACTCAGCAGTTGCCGGAAGCGCGGCAGGTCATGAGGCGTCGAAATCAGGCAAATTTCGCGCACGCCGCCCTCGACGAGCGTCGCCAGCGGATAATACACCATCGGCTTGTCGTAAACCGGCTGGAGCTGTTTGCTGGCCACCAGCGTCAAAGGATACAAGCGCGAGCCTGCGCCACCGGCGAGAATGATGCCTTTCATGTTGGTGCGTGGATGCTAATGGAACGAAACGGGCCAGGGCAATTCCTTCCGCATGGCAACCCGCGCCGGGCACATCAAACGGGGACCGTCGTGCGGGTCCTCAGTGACGGCAATTTCGCGGCGATCGTCCGCCCAATCTCCAAAGAAGCCGTGGCCGCCGGCGAGGGTGCATTGCAGACGTGGATGGCGTTCCGTTCCTCGACGAAAAGGAAATCATCGACCAACCCACCATCCGGCTGCAAGGCCTGGGCCCGCACGCCCGCGTGGGTTGGCACCACGTCGGCTTCCCGCACTTCGGGGATGAGCTGCTGCAGGCTGCGCACGAACTGCGCCTTGCTGAAGGAGCGGCGCATTTCCATCCAGCCCTCGTCCCAATTTTTCCGGGCCAGCTTCCAGAAGCCGCCGTAGGTGAGCGTTTCCCAGGAGTCGCGCAGGGAGACATCCGTCTTGTGATAGCCCTCCCGCTTGAAGGCGAGCACGGCGTTCGGGCCGGCATGCACCGAGCCATCGATCATGCGCGTAAAGTGGACGCCCAAGAACGGAAACGCCGGATTCGGCACCGGATAGATCAAGGTTTTCACCAAGTGCCGCCGCTCCGGCACCAGTTCGTAATACTCACCCCGGAACGGCACAATCCGCGCCTGCGTGCGCACCCGCGCCAGCCGCGCCACCCGGTCGCTGTGCAGCCCGGCGCAATTGATGAGAAAGCGCGCCTCGAAGTCCCCACGGCTGGTCTGGATCCGGTGACTTGGTGCTGACGATGTGACGCGGGCGACCCGGGTTCCCAGTTCAATTTGCCCGCCGCGGGCGCGGACCAATGCGGCCAACTTCGCGCACACCGCCCGGTAGTCCACGATGCCGGTCGTGGGCACTTTAAGACCCGCGAGACACCGGACATGGGGTTCCGTTTCACGGACTTCATCGGCGGTCAGCCGCCGGACCGGCAATTCATTTTCCAAACCGCGTTGAAACAATTTCTCGAGCTGGGGTAGTTCCGCCTCGCGCGTGGCGACGATCACCTTGCCGCACACATCGTGGCGGATGCCCTGCGCGCGGCAAAATTCCACCATGCTGCGGGAGCCGGCCCGGGCGAACTTCGCCTTGAAACTGCCGGGCTTGTAATAAATCCCCGAGTGAATGACGCCGCTGTTCCGGCCGGTTTGATGTTGCGCCAGTTCAGACTCCTTCTCCAACAAGATGAGGCGCAAACCCGGCTGGCGCTCCAAGAGACTGTGGGCCGTCGCCAGCCCGACGATGCCACCGCCAATGATGAGACAATCGTGCATGGATAAATTTTGGTGCCGTTACGCCGCCTTGATCCGCAAGTCCATTGTAGGGACGGCTAAAATTGGATGGCAATTTGAAAAGCGTTGCTGATGGAGCTGAAATGCACCGGTGAATGCACGGGAGCCATCCTGCTCGTCGGCAAAGAAACCCCGCCCTGAAATCCGGGCGGCGTGTTTGACTCGACCTTCCGTTGAGACGGTCCGGGGTTTTCCGGATTGCTTGAATTTCCCGGCCGCGAGTAGTCTTTCCCCATGCCTTCCAAGATGCACTCCGGTGCGTTTCTTCCGTTCCTTCTGCTGTTCACATTGGCGCTCAGCCACGCCGAGGGGCAAACCTCCAACGCCGACCTGACATTGTCCTTCAGCAACTCGCCCCCGATGGTCAGTCTGGGGCAGTATTTCACGGTGACCGTCGCGGTTTTTAACAACGGCCTCGACCCGGCGGCCAATGTGGTCGTGTCCAACTGGCTGCCGGCCAATGCCACCTTCGTCGGTGCCGTGGCGAGTCAGGGCAGCGTGACCCAAGCTGCGGGCGTGGTCGCCTGGACCCTGGGTTCGCTGGCCTATAATCGTGGCGCAGCGCTGACGATTGAATTGCAGGCCAGCCAGCTGGGCAGCTTGACCAATTTCGCCCAGGTCAGCGCCGCCACGCCGGATTCTGTTTCAACCAACAACCAGGCCACGTTTGTCACTGGTGTAACCGCCGCCCGGTTTTATGGGGTTGGCCGCACGCACGTGGGTTACAACACGCCCACGCTAACGTTGATGACAAACAACCAGGTGCTGGTCGTGGGCCAGCATCTGGGTTACACCGCCGACCTTTACAATGTTTCCACGCGCTCGTTTGTGCTGCCCCTTGGCAGCACGGTAGGAGCACATGAAAATGGTTCGGCAACGTTGTTGAAGGATGGCACCGTGCTCGTGGCCGGCGGTCTCAATGCCACCGGCGCGAAAACGGCTGAGATTTACAACCCCGTCACGCAGCTCTTCCATCAGGTAGGCGACATGCTGAAATATAGCGCCGGTCATACCGCGACGCTGCAACCGGACGGCACCGTGCTGTTTTGTGGCGGCTCGCTGACGACCAACGAACTCTACACGCCGGCGTCGCAGAGTTTCAGCTTTGCGCCCAGCCTGTCCTGCCCGTTTGACGGCATCCTGCTCCCCACGGGCAAGTATCTCTACTTTGGCTACGGGCGCGCCTACCTCTACGACCCGGCCACGGGAAACTCGGTCGAAACGAGCGGCTTTCTCCAACCGCGGGCATATCACACGGCCACGCTGCTGCCCAATGGCAAGGTGCTGATTGCCGGCGGACAAGGCACGTGGGGCGCCACCTACAACACGCTGGCCAGTGCGGAACTCTACGATCCGTTGACGGACACCTTCACCTGGACCGCCAATCTGAACAGCACGCGGCGGTTTCACTCGGCGCGCCTCCTGCCGGACGGCACCGTGCTGCTGGCCGGCGGCGATTCCCCGCAAAGCTATCCGAACTCGCTGACTACGGCGGGAATCTACGACCCCAATGGCGCCCCCGGCGTTCCCGGAGTGCTAGTGCACGATGCGAGCGTGCTTGAGGGTAATGCCGGCACGAATTATCTGAGCTTCGCCATCTCGTTGACCAGCACCTCGGCATTTCCCGTAACCGTCCAATACGCCAGCGTCGATGGCACCGGCAAAACCTACCAATGGGGCGGCGGTATCCCTGACTACCTCGCCGTGACCGGTGCGGTGACCTTTCCGCCCGGGACCACCAATCTGACCGTGCAGGTGCCGGTGCTGGGCGACACGGTGTTGGAGCCCGACGAAACGCTGTTCCTGAACCTGAGCGCGCCCGAGCAGGCTTGGCTGGCGCGCGCCAGCGCCACCGGCACGATTCTGAATGACGACACGCCGCCCGAGCTGACGCTGAGTCCGGTCGCGCTGGTCGAAGGCGACTCGGGCTTGTCGAACGCCGTCTTCGCGGTCCAGCTCTCGTCACCCTGCCTCAGCACGGTCACCGTGGATTATTTTACCAGCGACGAGACCGGGCAGGCAGGGACGGATTACCTGGCGACCAGCGGCACGCTCACCATCAGTCCCGGCACCACGAACCTGACACTCGCCGTGCCGGTGATCGGCGACCTGATCGCCGAGCCGGATGAAACCTTCCGGCTCAATCTGACCAACGCACAGAACGCCGTCATCGCGACCGGCAGCGCGGTCGGCACCATTCTCAACGACGATGGTCTGGCCGGAAAACTGCACCACTTCGACTGGGCGGCGATTCCGAGCCCGCAGACGCAGACCATTGATTTTCCAGTCACCCTCACCGCCCGCGATGCGTTTGGCGGACTCGTCACAAACGTGCCCTGGCCGGTGCAGTTTTCGGCGCGCACCACCAACGTGCTGGCCACCAATCTGGATTTCGAACAACCGAATCTCGCGGGCTGGGTGCCGTTCAACAACACCTCCGATCCGGGACGCAAATTTCAACAGGCGCTCTACGACGTCGCGGGGCTTGGCCAGCCTTCGACCGCCTTCCGCACCATCGCGGGCGGCGGCACGAATGGCATCGCGCAAGGGGTCTGGCTCGCAGGCGGCCTGACCTACACATTTTCCGTGAACGTGGTGCAAAGCATGGAGGGCTATGACATGTCCTGTCTCGGCGCGGCCATCTATTTGCAGGTCGGCTCAACCAATGTCTCGTGGGGCGTGGGGGGCGGTTTTTGCACCGGTGCCATTGTCCGTCACACACTCAGCCTCGCCTTCACCGCCCCCACCAACGGGCTTTACCCGCTGCAACTGTTCGTCAGCCGGGACTACCTTTTTGGCGACGCCGTGGCCGTCTATGCCGATGACGTGCACATCGGCTTCCCGCTGCTCACCCCAACGGTCGCCACCAACTTCACCAACGGCGTCTGGTCTGGCTCCCTTGCCGCCCTGCAATCGGCGTCCAACGTGGTGCTGGTGGCCGATGATCATGCGGGACACATCGGCAGCAGCAATCCCTTCAATATCACCTCGGCCATCGATCTGGGGTTGAGCGGCACGGCGCAAGTCCTGGGCGCACCGCCGCTGCGCACCGGGATGCTGCTTGGGTTCAACCTCCTGGCCACCAACCACGGTCCAGCGCTGACCACCAGCGCCCTGGTGCAATACGCGTTGCCCACGAATGTCAGCTTCGTCACGGCCACCAACAGTCAGGGTGCCGTCACGAATCCGGCCGGCGTCGTGCAATGGACCATCGGCACTCTCCCGGCCGGCGCCACCGCCACCGCCAGCCTGGTGGTGCGGGCGGACGTCCCGGGACTCGTGACCAACGTCTTCACGCTGAACAACGAATTCTTGGAGCTGAACCCGGCCGACAACACGCTCCAGTTGACGAATGCCATTCTGCCGCCGCTGCT harbors:
- the lhgO gene encoding L-2-hydroxyglutarate oxidase — encoded protein: MHDCLIIGGGIVGLATAHSLLERQPGLRLILLEKESELAQHQTGRNSGVIHSGIYYKPGSFKAKFARAGSRSMVEFCRAQGIRHDVCGKVIVATREAELPQLEKLFQRGLENELPVRRLTADEVRETEPHVRCLAGLKVPTTGIVDYRAVCAKLAALVRARGGQIELGTRVARVTSSAPSHRIQTSRGDFEARFLINCAGLHSDRVARLARVRTQARIVPFRGEYYELVPERRHLVKTLIYPVPNPAFPFLGVHFTRMIDGSVHAGPNAVLAFKREGYHKTDVSLRDSWETLTYGGFWKLARKNWDEGWMEMRRSFSKAQFVRSLQQLIPEVREADVVPTHAGVRAQALQPDGGLVDDFLFVEERNAIHVCNAPSPAATASLEIGRTIAAKLPSLRTRTTVPV
- the rfbA gene encoding glucose-1-phosphate thymidylyltransferase RfbA encodes the protein MKGIILAGGAGSRLYPLTLVASKQLQPVYDKPMVYYPLATLVEGGVREICLISTPHDLPRFRQLLSDGSRWGLHIEYREQEKPNGIAMAFRIAESFIGKDPVTLILGDNIFSGSEVFQKAFAGFNDGAVIFGYHVNDPERYGVVEFDAEGRALSIEEKPKQPKSNYAVPGLYLFDNEVVAIANNLKPSARGELEITDVNVEYLRRGRLNVHRLPRGFAWLDAGTSSSLHEASAYVQTIERRTGIKLGCPEEAAFRRGAISLAQLESLVVELPKCEYRDYLAEVVLEARQGRAAM